A stretch of Flavobacterium sp. N2270 DNA encodes these proteins:
- a CDS encoding helix-turn-helix transcriptional regulator, giving the protein MSKKAINRLKVVLAEKNLTSKWLAEQLGKNEATISRWCTNDVQPTLNTLSKISELLEISISELINDK; this is encoded by the coding sequence ATGAGTAAAAAAGCAATTAATCGATTGAAAGTAGTATTAGCTGAAAAGAACTTGACTAGTAAATGGCTTGCTGAACAATTAGGAAAAAATGAGGCGACTATTTCAAGGTGGTGTACTAATGATGTACAACCTACATTAAATACACTCTCTAAAATTTCTGAATTACTTGAAATAAGTATTTCAGAATTAATAAATGATAAATAA
- a CDS encoding helix-turn-helix domain-containing protein, protein MAIEVITREDLNEFRSLLLNDLKEIIHSKPQQQKQWLKSKEVRKLLNISPGTLQNLRINGTLTYTKVGGIMYYDNADIEKLLNGNKVHAVPTLFK, encoded by the coding sequence ATGGCAATCGAAGTTATTACACGCGAAGACTTAAACGAATTCCGTAGTCTTCTCCTAAATGATTTAAAAGAAATCATTCATTCAAAACCCCAACAGCAAAAACAGTGGCTCAAATCTAAAGAAGTCAGAAAGCTGTTAAATATTTCTCCAGGAACTTTACAAAATTTAAGAATTAACGGCACACTAACCTATACCAAAGTTGGCGGTATCATGTATTACGACAATGCAGACATCGAAAAACTACTGAACGGAAATAAAGTACATGCAGTTCCAACTCTTTTTAAGTAA
- a CDS encoding RteC domain-containing protein, which yields MKNLISKFKFKSETEEIQFFKEIKPQFSSKLIYNNMIYKIEMKRPNGGSRILKKYYNNELLKLKAFFDNELEFYQYYRSGSTYLDYKYFLRGKFDIKMALDSYYFETDKTFSTSHDFKVARILANDLIQLYLENQIIMIDNKDSCEKSQRKPNIKMTWTSSKVSLIELMYALHTKGVFNNGAADLKDIAEYFEHVFEIDLGQYRRAFLEIRARKNENTKFITTLNEALLKRMESSDEVI from the coding sequence TTGAAAAACTTAATTTCAAAATTCAAATTCAAATCTGAAACTGAAGAAATCCAATTTTTTAAAGAAATAAAGCCTCAATTCTCTTCTAAACTTATATACAACAATATGATTTATAAGATTGAAATGAAAAGACCAAATGGTGGAAGTAGAATATTAAAAAAATATTATAACAATGAGCTTTTAAAGCTAAAAGCTTTCTTTGACAACGAACTTGAATTTTATCAATATTACCGTTCAGGAAGTACTTATTTAGATTATAAATACTTTTTAAGAGGTAAATTCGATATTAAAATGGCATTAGATAGTTATTACTTTGAAACCGATAAAACTTTTTCAACCTCTCATGACTTCAAAGTAGCTAGAATATTAGCTAACGATTTAATCCAATTGTATTTAGAAAATCAAATTATTATGATTGACAATAAAGACTCTTGTGAAAAATCACAACGCAAACCGAACATAAAAATGACTTGGACAAGCTCAAAAGTTTCATTAATTGAATTAATGTATGCTTTACATACGAAAGGTGTTTTCAATAATGGTGCCGCTGATTTAAAAGATATTGCTGAATATTTTGAACATGTTTTTGAAATTGATTTAGGGCAATACCGTCGTGCATTCCTTGAAATTAGAGCAAGAAAGAATGAAAACACAAAATTCATTACAACATTAAATGAAGCATTATTGAAAAGAATGGAAAGTTCAGATGAGGTTATTTAA
- a CDS encoding ATP-binding protein, with protein sequence MLSPTEIKSIAAAGEGYNAEFKVSIPSNVKGITEEVCAFANASGGVVLIGVDDANNIKGITIDNGKRSALQNSINEISPSLKCEFYIVDVEGLNVAVIEVPSGQNKPYVLSGAIYVRQGPNSQKLTTPEEMRDFFQQTGKIYFDDASCINASIEKDISEENIKTFRFEAGLVNTTSDEQLFTNLKLIANDGHLKNGTILFFGNNPEQFFEKAVIRCVVFDGIDKRYIVDDKVMSGTLYQQYLQSMIWLKSKLDVRYEIESEGGNPRKELWEIPEIAFKEIIINSLAHRDYYDKGARITIEVFDDRVEISNPGGLISAVPRNEFGKRSASRNPLIFGLFERMRLVEQIGSGITRIRDVMNDEGLTPPEFSIDGMFTVTLRRPFDFEKWVEKWVENLTENRVDILKNIHKNSKITIRELSDNIGLSLSAIDKNLLFLKDLGILERMKGAKGGYWVIHFKLP encoded by the coding sequence ATGTTAAGCCCAACCGAAATAAAATCAATAGCAGCTGCTGGAGAAGGCTATAATGCCGAATTCAAAGTTAGTATTCCAAGTAATGTAAAAGGAATTACCGAAGAAGTATGTGCTTTTGCTAATGCTTCAGGTGGTGTTGTGTTAATTGGTGTTGATGATGCAAATAACATTAAAGGAATAACTATTGATAATGGTAAGCGTTCAGCTTTGCAAAATTCTATAAATGAAATCTCTCCATCACTAAAATGTGAATTCTACATTGTTGACGTAGAGGGTTTAAATGTAGCAGTTATCGAAGTGCCATCTGGTCAAAACAAACCTTATGTTCTATCAGGTGCAATTTACGTTCGTCAAGGTCCAAATTCACAGAAATTAACAACACCTGAAGAGATGAGAGACTTTTTTCAACAAACAGGTAAAATTTATTTTGATGATGCTTCTTGTATAAATGCTAGTATAGAAAAAGACATATCAGAAGAAAACATCAAAACATTTAGATTCGAAGCAGGTTTAGTCAATACAACTTCAGACGAACAATTATTTACAAACTTAAAACTAATTGCAAACGATGGCCATTTAAAAAATGGTACTATTTTATTTTTTGGAAACAATCCCGAACAGTTTTTTGAAAAAGCAGTTATTCGTTGTGTAGTTTTTGATGGTATTGATAAAAGATATATTGTTGATGATAAAGTAATGTCCGGAACATTATATCAACAATACTTGCAAAGTATGATTTGGTTAAAATCAAAATTGGATGTCAGATATGAAATAGAAAGCGAAGGTGGTAATCCAAGAAAAGAATTATGGGAAATTCCAGAAATAGCTTTTAAAGAAATAATTATAAATTCATTAGCACACCGAGATTATTACGATAAAGGAGCTAGAATAACAATCGAAGTTTTCGATGATCGTGTAGAAATATCAAATCCTGGTGGTTTAATAAGTGCTGTTCCAAGAAATGAATTTGGTAAAAGAAGTGCTAGTAGAAATCCACTAATTTTTGGCTTATTCGAAAGAATGCGTTTAGTAGAACAAATAGGTTCAGGTATTACTCGTATTCGTGATGTAATGAATGATGAAGGATTAACTCCTCCTGAATTTAGTATTGATGGAATGTTTACGGTTACATTAAGAAGACCTTTCGACTTCGAAAAGTGGGTAGAAAAGTGGGTAGAAAACCTAACGGAAAATAGAGTTGATATTCTAAAAAATATTCATAAAAACAGTAAAATCACCATTCGTGAGCTATCAGATAATATTGGGTTAAGCCTTTCTGCTATTGACAAAAACTTGCTTTTCTTAAAAGATTTAGGCATACTAGAAAGAATGAAAGGTGCTAAAGGTGGATACTGGGTTATTCATTTTAAATTACCATAA
- a CDS encoding ATP-binding protein: MSSKYNYPEILTWLEQKAKQDYGEKFQFLEQDIANITKLIAYFLNDEETTNQLGIDLTKGILLSGPVGCGKTTLMTLMKYVAPKENKFYLKTCRDISFEFIKEGYEIIHRYSRGSYSQSEYKNYCFDDLGVESNLKYYGNECNVMAEIILSRYDLFISRKVKTHITTNLSASEIETMYGNRVRSRFRAMLNLIAFDKTTQDKR; the protein is encoded by the coding sequence ATGAGTTCAAAATACAACTACCCAGAAATCTTAACATGGCTAGAACAAAAAGCCAAACAAGATTATGGAGAAAAATTTCAATTCTTGGAACAAGACATAGCTAACATTACAAAACTAATCGCTTACTTCTTAAACGATGAGGAAACTACCAATCAATTAGGCATAGATTTAACAAAAGGAATTCTACTTTCTGGACCAGTGGGTTGTGGTAAAACTACATTAATGACACTAATGAAATATGTTGCTCCAAAAGAGAATAAATTCTACCTAAAAACCTGTCGAGATATAAGTTTTGAATTCATAAAAGAAGGCTATGAAATAATTCACCGATACAGTCGTGGAAGCTATTCTCAATCAGAATATAAAAACTATTGTTTTGACGATTTAGGAGTAGAAAGTAATCTAAAATACTATGGAAATGAATGTAATGTGATGGCAGAAATAATCTTATCAAGATATGATCTATTCATCTCCAGAAAAGTAAAAACCCATATAACAACAAACCTATCAGCTTCAGAAATAGAAACCATGTATGGCAATCGAGTTCGCTCAAGATTTAGAGCCATGCTAAACCTCATCGCATTCGACAAAACAACACAAGACAAACGCTAA
- a CDS encoding Eco57I restriction-modification methylase domain-containing protein produces MNKEIFNYLQNNYTTDTILVDRLIVSSFLRFNKIEIYNNVFIKKYIITENDIVENKALDKFIEIIKVKIKKFDLETLIELFEFVISPDDKIITGAIYTPKKIREYIIKQTLFDKNIDENFKIADISCGCGSFLYEAALFINKNTNRSFFEIIRDNIFGLDIQKYSTDRTKIVLTLLAIFNGEDNVLLNYNIYTGDALEFKWTNNINDFNGFKCIVGNPPYVCSRNIPANTKVHLSKWEVCSTGHPDLYIPFFQIGIENLSIDGILGYITMNTFFKSVNGRALREYFQKKKLTFKIIDFGTKQIFKSKSTYTCICLIENNQSEFLNYIKTNSLKISYKYNSLIYDDLEFKNGWNLEETTLINKIEKTGKPLGELFKTRNGIATLKNNIYIFNPVNEDKEFYYLKFNGEVFPIEKGICKNIINPNKFTKIDNVKEINRKLIFPYLHINRKVQLIDEDIFKKKFPFSYNYLKSKEDLLAQRDKGEGNYENWYAYGRNQSLEKLKFKLFFPHITPDIPNYVINTDENLLFHNGLAVVTENENDLFFLQKLMSSKIFWFYIKNTSKPYGSDYYSLSRNYIKNFGVYDFSDEEKTYIINEQNKSKLDSFFEERYDIQF; encoded by the coding sequence ATGAATAAAGAAATATTTAATTACTTACAAAATAATTATACTACCGATACTATACTAGTCGATAGGTTGATTGTTTCTTCATTTTTAAGATTTAATAAAATAGAAATTTACAATAACGTATTTATTAAAAAATATATAATTACAGAAAATGATATAGTTGAAAACAAAGCTTTAGATAAATTTATTGAAATTATAAAAGTTAAAATAAAAAAGTTTGATTTAGAAACTTTAATTGAACTATTTGAATTTGTTATTTCTCCAGATGATAAAATTATTACTGGTGCAATATATACTCCAAAAAAAATAAGAGAGTATATTATCAAGCAAACTCTTTTTGATAAAAACATCGATGAAAATTTTAAAATAGCAGATATATCATGTGGATGCGGGAGCTTTTTATATGAAGCTGCTTTATTTATTAATAAAAATACAAACAGGAGTTTTTTTGAAATTATTAGGGATAATATATTTGGACTAGACATACAGAAATATTCAACAGATCGAACAAAAATTGTATTGACATTACTTGCTATTTTTAATGGTGAGGACAATGTTTTACTTAATTATAATATTTATACAGGTGATGCTCTAGAATTTAAATGGACTAATAACATTAATGATTTTAACGGATTTAAATGTATTGTCGGTAATCCTCCGTATGTGTGTTCAAGAAATATTCCTGCCAATACAAAAGTTCATCTTTCTAAATGGGAAGTATGTTCAACAGGACATCCTGATTTATATATTCCATTTTTTCAAATTGGTATTGAAAATTTATCAATAGATGGTATCCTTGGTTATATAACAATGAATACTTTTTTCAAAAGTGTAAATGGTAGAGCATTAAGAGAATATTTTCAGAAGAAGAAACTAACATTTAAAATAATTGATTTTGGAACAAAACAAATTTTTAAAAGTAAATCTACTTACACATGTATTTGTTTAATTGAAAATAATCAAAGTGAATTTTTAAATTATATAAAGACCAATAGTTTAAAAATTAGCTATAAATATAATTCATTAATTTATGATGATTTAGAATTCAAAAATGGTTGGAATTTAGAAGAAACTACTTTAATTAATAAGATAGAAAAAACAGGTAAACCATTAGGAGAATTATTTAAAACAAGAAATGGGATAGCAACATTAAAGAATAATATCTATATTTTTAATCCAGTCAATGAAGATAAAGAGTTTTATTATCTAAAATTTAATGGTGAAGTTTTTCCAATTGAAAAGGGTATATGTAAAAACATTATTAATCCTAACAAGTTTACAAAAATTGATAACGTAAAAGAAATTAATAGAAAATTAATATTTCCATATCTGCATATCAATCGTAAAGTTCAATTAATTGATGAAGACATCTTTAAAAAGAAATTTCCTTTTTCATATAATTATTTAAAATCAAAAGAAGACTTACTAGCTCAGAGAGATAAAGGAGAAGGAAACTATGAAAACTGGTATGCATATGGAAGAAATCAATCATTAGAAAAATTAAAATTCAAACTATTTTTTCCTCACATAACTCCTGATATACCAAATTATGTAATTAACACAGATGAAAATTTATTATTTCATAATGGATTAGCAGTTGTCACAGAAAATGAAAATGATTTATTCTTTTTACAAAAACTTATGAGTTCTAAAATATTTTGGTTTTATATAAAAAACACAAGTAAACCCTATGGCTCTGATTATTATTCTTTGAGTAGAAATTATATTAAGAATTTTGGAGTTTATGATTTTTCAGATGAAGAAAAAACATATATTATTAATGAACAAAACAAAAGTAAATTAGATAGTTTTTTTGAGGAGAGATATGACATTCAATTTTAA
- a CDS encoding transcriptional regulator — MNYIKHLTGFFIRIASQETIYPTHISLYIALFQSWNINRFKNPITISREEMMKTSRIASKATYHKCIKELQSMGFIEYLPSYNPYSGSEVILHDLSDRKSVFKNQTSSIIDQTQPINDLANSNGAEQVDEPNIYNNTKTSKNNENISIDNNFKIFNQDDFILSINNKKEKSSAKKEKAEKPSLEQVKEYFKQQEYSEFEAERFYNYYTSNGWLIGGKTKMIDWHAAARNWMLNTAKFTVNLPQNLQTKEQPRAKHLQVTEDKNYAEPL; from the coding sequence ATGAATTACATCAAACACCTAACCGGTTTCTTCATTCGCATTGCATCTCAAGAAACCATTTATCCAACACACATAAGTCTATACATTGCCTTATTCCAAAGTTGGAATATCAATCGTTTTAAAAACCCAATAACTATTTCTAGAGAAGAAATGATGAAAACCAGTAGAATAGCTTCAAAAGCTACTTATCATAAGTGTATTAAAGAATTGCAAAGTATGGGCTTTATAGAATATTTACCATCATACAATCCGTATTCCGGTTCAGAAGTAATATTACATGATCTATCAGATAGAAAAAGTGTTTTTAAAAACCAAACCAGTTCAATTATTGACCAAACCCAACCAATAAATGACCTAGCCAATAGCAATGGTGCTGAACAAGTTGATGAACCCAATATATATAATAATACAAAAACATCTAAAAACAATGAAAACATATCTATAGACAACAATTTTAAAATTTTTAATCAAGATGATTTTATTTTAAGTATAAATAATAAAAAAGAAAAAAGTTCCGCAAAAAAAGAAAAAGCCGAAAAGCCAAGTTTAGAACAAGTCAAAGAATATTTCAAACAACAAGAGTATTCAGAATTTGAAGCAGAACGATTTTACAATTATTACACAAGTAATGGTTGGTTAATTGGTGGTAAAACTAAAATGATAGATTGGCATGCAGCAGCTCGAAATTGGATGTTGAATACAGCAAAATTCACAGTTAATCTTCCACAAAATCTACAAACAAAAGAACAACCAAGAGCCAAACACTTACAAGTTACTGAGGATAAAAACTATGCAGAACCACTTTAA
- a CDS encoding sensor histidine kinase, translated as MESTSKLIELKKKLTEEISKDVSDNSVIISLSNEIAKLDDSNVRFSVDAGIINRLGKELVGRQETAVSELVKNAYDADAKNVKLIYINAWNKGGTLEIIDDGTGMNKEELVNGFMRLSSSEKIHNPISNKYQRIRAGRKGIGRFATQRLGDKLTIITQKSDLDYALKISIDWKKFASDIDLSTISNSIELIAKEKEEGTNLIIENLREGWSDATIKKVYRYTSDLLQPFPLSKERKEKDKIKIDPGFNSSYYREYISEDNLIIDEEEAFLKHALAEIEGYVLEDGQGCWSLESEKLNFPQEVFLIGKEKDSPESKFNFIKGVHFKCYYFLYDSSLIPTQTMTFIREVANERGGVRMYRNGFRVPPYGEKLNDWLGLDESTAKRVILSSHRNINFFGFVEITDESGLLFDETSSREGLFENEAFQELVNFTQRCLISAVIKIADLRGRKSTTSQKNWEKTENPSKKVDTAIEKIKEIFEEEETDENEHLDSKKHSDKKEKFNKAFEEFKQAREEEEIEKQKLIEEINMLRILAALGLVIGEFVHEVKRFLPGFDTDTRFLKKVVKDYAEALNRVERLETNIKSFTAYTSYFDRAISRNVFRELEPIELRNAVNDFMDVIKKDIERSGIILRKPVFNDFDLYTIPMHPSEWSSILFNFYTNSKKAIKRKGVKGELFIKCGRDNNNVYLEFSDNGDGINKKDEDKIFNAFFTTSSASSHQDSEVDSLTGTGLGLKILKDIIESYNGTIYVAETENNFSTTIRVEIPENINNEQI; from the coding sequence ATGGAAAGTACTTCTAAATTAATAGAATTAAAAAAGAAATTAACAGAAGAAATATCAAAAGATGTTTCTGATAATAGTGTTATTATATCTTTATCAAATGAAATTGCCAAATTAGATGATTCTAATGTAAGATTTTCTGTTGATGCAGGAATAATAAATAGATTAGGTAAAGAACTTGTTGGACGTCAAGAAACAGCAGTTTCTGAATTAGTAAAGAATGCCTACGATGCTGATGCCAAAAATGTTAAATTAATTTATATAAACGCTTGGAATAAAGGTGGAACTTTAGAGATTATTGATGATGGTACCGGTATGAATAAAGAAGAGTTAGTCAATGGTTTTATGCGACTATCATCTTCTGAAAAAATTCATAATCCAATTTCAAATAAGTATCAAAGAATAAGAGCTGGAAGAAAAGGAATTGGAAGATTTGCTACTCAACGTTTAGGAGATAAATTAACTATAATTACTCAAAAATCAGACTTAGATTATGCCTTAAAAATATCAATAGACTGGAAAAAATTTGCCTCTGATATAGACCTTTCTACTATTTCAAATTCAATTGAGCTTATTGCAAAAGAGAAAGAAGAAGGTACAAATTTAATTATTGAAAATTTAAGAGAAGGTTGGAGTGATGCTACAATAAAAAAAGTTTATAGGTATACTTCAGATTTATTACAACCCTTTCCTCTTTCTAAAGAGAGAAAAGAAAAGGATAAAATTAAAATAGATCCTGGTTTTAATAGTTCATATTACAGAGAATATATATCAGAAGATAATTTAATTATTGACGAAGAAGAAGCTTTCTTAAAGCATGCATTAGCGGAAATTGAAGGTTATGTATTAGAAGATGGTCAAGGATGTTGGTCATTAGAAAGTGAAAAACTAAATTTTCCCCAAGAAGTTTTTTTAATTGGAAAAGAAAAAGATTCACCAGAATCAAAATTTAATTTTATAAAAGGAGTTCATTTTAAATGTTACTACTTTTTATATGACAGTTCATTAATACCTACTCAAACGATGACGTTTATTCGAGAAGTTGCAAATGAACGTGGTGGTGTTAGAATGTATAGAAACGGTTTTAGAGTTCCTCCTTATGGTGAAAAATTAAATGATTGGCTAGGGTTAGACGAATCAACAGCAAAAAGAGTAATTCTATCATCTCATAGAAATATTAATTTTTTTGGTTTTGTTGAGATCACTGATGAGTCAGGACTTTTATTTGATGAAACTTCAAGTAGAGAAGGCCTTTTTGAAAATGAGGCATTTCAAGAATTAGTTAATTTCACTCAAAGATGTTTAATCAGTGCGGTAATTAAAATTGCAGATTTAAGAGGACGAAAATCTACAACAAGTCAAAAAAATTGGGAAAAAACAGAAAATCCATCTAAAAAAGTTGACACAGCTATTGAAAAGATAAAAGAAATTTTTGAAGAAGAAGAAACTGATGAGAATGAACACTTAGATTCAAAAAAACATAGTGATAAAAAAGAAAAATTTAATAAAGCTTTTGAAGAGTTTAAGCAAGCTCGAGAAGAAGAAGAAATTGAAAAACAAAAGTTAATTGAAGAGATTAACATGTTACGAATATTAGCTGCATTAGGTTTAGTCATCGGTGAATTTGTTCATGAAGTAAAAAGATTTTTACCTGGTTTTGATACAGATACAAGATTTCTAAAAAAAGTTGTTAAAGACTATGCTGAAGCTCTCAATCGTGTTGAAAGATTGGAAACAAATATTAAATCTTTCACTGCATATACATCATATTTTGATAGAGCAATTTCAAGAAATGTTTTTAGAGAATTAGAGCCTATCGAATTAAGGAATGCTGTTAATGATTTTATGGATGTTATTAAAAAAGATATTGAGAGGTCTGGTATTATACTTCGCAAGCCAGTATTTAATGATTTTGATTTATACACTATACCTATGCATCCTTCAGAATGGTCTTCAATTCTATTTAATTTTTATACAAATTCAAAAAAAGCGATTAAACGTAAAGGTGTTAAAGGGGAGTTATTTATAAAATGTGGTAGAGATAATAATAATGTTTACTTAGAATTTTCAGATAATGGAGATGGTATAAATAAAAAAGATGAGGATAAAATTTTTAATGCTTTTTTCACTACTTCAAGTGCATCTAGTCATCAAGATTCTGAAGTAGATTCTTTAACAGGAACTGGTCTCGGACTTAAAATTTTAAAAGACATTATTGAGAGCTACAACGGTACTATTTATGTAGCAGAAACAGAAAATAATTTTAGTACAACAATTAGAGTAGAAATCCCTGAAAATATTAATAATGAGCAAATTTAA